A single window of Vigna unguiculata cultivar IT97K-499-35 chromosome 1, ASM411807v1, whole genome shotgun sequence DNA harbors:
- the LOC114175348 gene encoding monocopper oxidase-like protein SKS1 yields the protein MKMLLSAFTLLVHIALLSRLCFGGDPTVYTELRVSYTTVSPLGVPQQVIAIDGKFPGPLINVTTNNHVVVNVFNGLDEELLMTWPGIQMRRNSWQDGVLGTNCPIPSKWNWTYQFQVKDQIGSFFYFPSLNFQRASGGFGPFVINNREIIPIPFPQPDKDIFIIIGDWYTQNHTALRATLDGGKGLGIPDGVVINGKGPFQYNTTLVPSGIDYEKITVDPGKTYRIRVHNVGISTSLNFRIQNHNLLLVETEGHYTTQSNFTNFDIHAGQSYSFLLSTDQNASTDYYIVASARFVNESLWQKVTGVAILHYSNSKGPASGPLPPPPDDFYDKTASMNQARSVRQNTSASGARPNPQGSFRYGSINITDTYVLKVTSLVPINGKNRAAINGISFLKPDLPFRLADQHQLRGIYKLDFPSKPMNRTPKIDRSIINATYKGFIEVILLNNDSSIQNFHLDGYSFFVVGMDYGDWTENSRGSYNKWDAISRSTTQVFPGGWTAILISLDNVGSWNLRSENLDRWYLGQETYLRIINPEENGDTEMAAPDNVLYCGALKSLQKTNSHFSAASTLGHSLNLFSLLLGIFSAVIFLIQAS from the exons ATGAAGATGCTTCTCTCTGCCTTCACTCTGTTGGTGCACATTGCTCTGCTCTCAAGACTCTGTTTTGGTGGCGACCCAACGGTTTACACTGAACTTCGCGTCTCCTACACCACTGTTTCCCCTCTGGGTGTTCCTCAACAG GTCATAGCCATCGACGGGAAGTTTCCCGGTCCTCTCATCAATGTTACAACAAATAACCATGTAGTTGTGAATGTGTTCAATGGATTGGATGAAGAACTTCTAATGACATG GCCGGGGATTCAAATGCGGCGAAATTCATGGCAAGATGGAGTCCTTGGCACAAATTGTCCAATTCCTTCCAAATGGAATTGGACATACCAATTCCAAGTCAAGGATCAAATTGGAAGTTTCTTTTACTTCCCTTCTCTTAATTTCCAAAGAGCCTCTGGTGGCTTTGGTCCCTTTGTTATCAATAATAGGGAAATCATCCCAATTCCTTTTCCACAGCCAGATAAAGATATTTTCATTATCATTGGTGATTGGTATACTCAGAACCACACG GCCCTTAGAGCAACACTTGATGGTGGAAAAGGCCTAGGGATACCAGATGGTGTTGTCATCAATGGGAAGGGACCTTTCCAGTACAACACAACTCTTGTTCCTAGTGGCATTGATTATGAAAAAATCACAGTTGATCCAG GCAAGACTTACCGAATTCGTGTCCACAATGTGGGGATCTCAACTTCTTTGAATTTCcgaattcaaaatcataatctaCTGTTGGTGGAGACAGAGGGGCATTACAcaactcaatcaaattttaccaATTTCGATATTCATGCTGGCCAGTCTTACTCTTTTCTGCTTTCCACTGACCAGAATGCAAGTACAGACTACTATATTGTTGCCAGTGCCAGGTTTGTGAATGAATCATTGTGGCAGAAGGTTACTGGTGTTGCAATTTTACACTATTCAAATTCCAAGGGGCCAGCAAGTGGTCCTCTGCCTCCCCCACCAGATGATTTTTATGACAAGACTGCTTCGATGAACCAAGCAAGAAGTGTCAG ACAAAATACATCTGCTAGTGGTGCTCGTCCAAACCCGCAAGGATCCTTTCGGTATGGATCCATCAACATAACTGATACTTATGTGTTAAAGGTTACTTCACTGGTGCCGATTAACGGTAAAAATCGGGCTGCTATTAATGGAATCTCATTTCTCAAGCCTGACCTTCCCTTTCGGCTTGCTGACCAGCATCAATTAAGAGGAATATATAAGCTTGATTTTCCCAGCAAGCCAATGAACAGAACACCAAAAATTGACAGATCAATTATCAATGCTACGTACAAGGGCTTCATTGAGGTTATATTGCTAAACAATGACTCCTCTATTCAAAACTTTCATCTGGATGGTTACTCCTTTTTTGTAGTTGG GATGGACTATGGTGATTGGACAGAAAATTCTAGAGGTTCTTATAACAAGTGGGATGCAATATCTCGCAGCACAACTCAG GTTTTTCCAGGAGGATGGACAGCGATCCTGATATCCCTTGACAACGTTGGATCATGGAACCTGAGATCAGAAAACCTGGACAGGTGGTACCTAGGCCAAGAAACTTATCTTAGGATCATCAATCCAGAAGAAAATGGTGACACTGAGATGGCTGCACCAGATAATGTTCTATATTGTGGTGCCCTCAAGAGCTTGCAGAA GACGAATTCTCATTTTTCTGCAGCTTCTACTCTGGGACATAGCTTGAACCTTTTCTCATTGCTTCTGGGAATTTTTTCTGCTGTGATTTTTCTCATCCAAGCTAGCTAA